gaccttttttactcttggtttccacatttaattcggtctccgtaaaataatcacagtctgagttttgtttccagtgtttatatagatctgggtccatatccatgattaccatcagtaatgttgttgtttaggtggatccttcatattttcccaagttgtccatcgttttgacgagaactggttttccgtcctcttcttccaggatgtaaatcctgcagttttttgaccaagtcttcataatctttccttctttttttatttggcgtgctttccatgcaatgcttgcattttgtttcgtcaggttttcattgatgtacaccttcgttcccttgagtttgtttccttgcttgagtatttctcctttgaattttatattcgtgaaggttatttttacagctctggtatcatttctctttggcaggagatggcaggagttgatgttgtcagggttcaggacaatgtccttcgacttcaggaagtcaatgacctgttgttcaatcgattttgtttcttcgtcactcctgggttttatctttaagcctgtgatgatgacatctttctctctttccttttgttccagctgttcaaccctcgcgttcaacaattttatctcttcagcatttctttcattcttttctttcagtacctttgtttcgctttgtagtctttccagtgagttttccagcgtcttttccaacgactttatctcggcagataggttttgtagaccctcgcgtatcatctccttgacctcttccaaacccgaattgggttctgaagggcctccctgcggttttttcaccattttccttcagtcttgggcccagtttttcaggctgttcaggctgttcagctgtagccagctgtagccaaggtcgtgttatcggagcaaacgaaaacacgtctgctgtctccaaagaccagagattgATTTCGATGATAaaaaattgaatgttttatcatgtaaagcacattgagttgccttgagtatgaaatgcgctatataaataaatttgccttgccttgccttgccttgagtagaatatatcactacactttacacctctgtttgtAACACACTCAGGCGCAGGTGGAATGAACGGGCCAGTAGGACCCAAAGGCCCCAGACCAAACGGAGCGGGTCCTGTGGAGGAGGTCTATGGGGTTCCGCCCTGGGTGCAGAAGACTACCCCAGTGCCTCCCAGTCAAGCAAGGAAAGGTCCAGAGGACCAGCGGACCCTGCCCCAGAACATCATCATAGGTAATGCACACTCAAACTCTAACTGTGTCAATAATAAAACTGTGGGAATTCTAATGGCTTTGGTTTCTAACCTCCAGTGGACAACGACCCTCACTTCATCGTCCACCTACCAAGAAAAAACATAAACGTGTGCTTTAACATCGACTCCAAACCCGGTCACATCCTGAACCTGGTGTCGGACCCGGGAACAGGTGTTGTACACACgttttaatcacaaatcatCATTTCCACCTGTAAATGTGTCTTACAAAACTATCGTAACCAATGAAAATGTCTGTTCATCGTGTTGTATCTTCTCCTTGTCATCATCTGAGGGTCTTTCTTGTCTTCCATCCTTGATtatcagaggtgacaagtaacaagtactgtacttaagtatttttttctggtatctttaattgagtatttatttatttttttggcaactttttacttttactccttacttttttaaacaaatatctgtactttctacttctTAAATTTCTAAAACAAGCTTGTTATttttaagaccttcgaagatgacTTCACGACGTAATAAGACGCAAAATTTTGGTAGTTTGAGGctttttctgttaggcaggtcccttagttttatggttaatgttttacattttttttttaaaagttaaactcaaagctgctctgggttttttttaaaacattttatttacaagtttTATCTATAATGAATGCTAAATGATCCCGTTGTTCATGAAGGGCAACACATTTAATTTGTACCCGTTTTCTACAAGTTCCTAAAAAgttgctctgggttttattgagcatctGCACTgggttttcttcattttattattatttattatgagtactaaattctccaggtgttcaaagtttacagatttaacttgttttcatgtaccagttttctttaaaaaaaaaaaaaaaaaaatgatgaattttctgatttaagtatctatacttttacttgtgtATTGAAGACTGGCACTATTGCCACCTCTGTTGATTATTGGCAAGGGGTAGTATTGGCAAAGTGAGCAAAAACGGAGACTGTGAGAATGCTGACtttaatgaaaatacaaaaggtttattctaaaaaaaacacagcattcTTCTCCAAACAGACTTACAGACGCCTGGACGTTGAGGCTCAATTGTTCTCCTGTGAACCTCTTTTTCTCAGTCCTTATTCTGGTCTAATTCTAATGACTACATCTTGCTTCTGCCCGATTCTAATTCTGTTCTGATAACTGTGTGTTTTCCTGCATATACAGCATGTTTACTGACCACACCTTTAAATCATATTACACATCTGGAATCCATGTATGTTAAGTGCCCTGTTTTTCTACAACTCCCATATGGAAGATttccgaaaatctccaaaatgtcagcatgaatttggtttctgcgagttttatggatcaaatgagcacatgttgatattctacttggtcactttctcgcttaaaatgttttcataacttttaaagatggagaatcaacagagatatttagcctcagtgtgattcatcttgggaaacttggaagtatacttcagtgggaatgctcatcattatacttatagtatatagaagacagtatatactcattgagtttgtagtgtatattaCGGAGTGTGACATTTTGATCACAGCCCATCTGTGCTTATGAAAGATTTTACTCGTCTGACTAACTTTGATGTTTTGATACTTCTCTCCTTTCCAGGCGTGGCTGTAAACGGACAGTTAATTAGCTCCAAGCAGCCTCGCAGAAGCAAACTCAGCACCTACTTCGGCACCATCTCCATCTACTTCCAGCCTGATGGGGTCAGTGTGACGGTGAGCACCACCAGCATCGACATGATGGACGGCAACAACCACCACTCCTTCACCTGGGGCGCCACCGCAGACATCCTACAGGATGGGTAACAACGGACCGATACCTCTACCCGAGCTGTTCCGAGCGCTGGAGTTTCATTTGATGGTTTTGCCTCCAACAGGGTGAGGATCTCCATAGTGAAGAACAGCCGTGTCACTGTCACTTTGAACAATAACATCCAGGTAATGGTGCTGCTCCATCGTGTGTGGAAGAAGCATCCGGTCAACGTGGACTTCCTCGGCGTTTACATTCCCAATGAAAACCAGTACTCCTCCCTGGTCCATGGGCTCATAGGTGAGCAAACATCGTCTGATCTTTCAACCTTAGGGTGCGTTCATTTCTAATCGAAGCCAAGAGTGAGAAGAAGCGCTTTGAACGTAAGTGTGGTAGAGGACCTTGAGCGCATggcattgtgggtggtcaggaAGAACCCCGGCAATAGCGCGAAACAGAGCTTTAAAATCACCAAAAGcaacaacttgttgctgctccattgttgaatgttgtgaaagaacaattGGAGAAGGAAGAAGTTTGTGCACACTCTTAAAGTTCTCGCTTTGACCCATTGTTAAGAGTTTCTTCTTCGGTGTAGTAATTCCACcaagattctttttgaataatatttaagtttaatttattcattcaacTGTTTCTTAGGAAATCCCCTTTGATCTCCAGATAGAGGCgtctgatcgctttgatgtttcctttgaagtttccatGAGGAGCAGTTGTCTGAATTCTTcgggtttctgtttttctgccaaGAGATGTCACTACTCCAGTAACAGCTCCCACAAATGGTTAGCTCAcgtaactgcaccagaggctatTTGGAGTGGATCAGACGTTGCACTCCAAGTAGGGTTCTCTGCTGTCCGGAATAAGTGGCTTGATTTGTCGTTAGTCTCGCTTTTTTTGAAGAAACAAAATTGCTACGGGGAATTAAAATACACCAGTTTCTGCAGACGCAATAAACCCCAAACGTTCAGTTCCTGTTTCTAAATTAATCAGAACTTTGTAGCTGCTGCAATTCagtaaaaactctgaccaatccctgccattcagtactaatggaaagaaccaatcaaagtgaaaaaaaagtgatgcAGAGGTTGCTTCTTTCTGTTGAGGGGctcattgtttgttttgctttttataCCAGATATGTCTTCAAGctcgtgggggcgtggctttgaACAGATCCTTGACAGGAACATacaggagagggaggagcttagaGTAGATCTCGGTAGATCAAATCTCAATGGCGTTCAACATTGGGGCATCATCTTTAAGAAGAGTCAAGGTTTTCataacccaacctggcaacgcaccTTCTACCGTGACTGACTTTCcttattcagctactttttctcttttgtgaaAATCTTGTCTTTTTCCCTCCGTTAAGTTAAAGAAAGTAACGAAACTGATGTTTTTTCACACCGAAGTTTGTGTGAAACTGAAGGAAAAGTCAAACCTTTTATAGGAAAACACCAAATTGAAGCTACATTTGTGGCCTCACAGGGCAGTTCTCCAGAGAGCCCGAGGTAAACGTGCATGACATCCATGACGGACCCGACCCTGAGAAGAAACAGGCGACCATGGAGGTGAACGGGAACCAGCTGCTGGTCACCAGGTGCGTCCCACTGCTCGTGAACGTGAGTGTGTGGTGAGCGAGATTTTCCataaaagttgaacttttgaaCGTTTTTTGTCCGTCAGAGGCTGGCAGAAGGACTACAGACAGGACACGAAGCAAGGCTCCAACGTCTACTGCTGGTTTATTCACAACAGTGGGAAGGGCTTCATCGACGGACACTACACGCACTACATTGTCCCCAGTTTGAACAGCTTCCTGCAGACGCACCAATAGAAACATTGATCAAAGGGTCGAGAAGAATGTCTTATTTCATTTCCCTTTGTGTTTGCTcagacttttaatttgaaaggaaCATCCATCACAACAGCAATAATCACTCTAATGACATTTATTCAAAAGCCTTTCACATATGCACTGTTTAAacgaatacaaaataaacagaaaaccaAACAGACTCATGTCTTGTCCTCTCATAcaggtgcattgtgggatatgtgTATGTACAGGTGCTCATGGGGAATTAAATCTGACACAGTAGATTCCTTCGCCTGAGGTGGAACCTGATGTTTGTCCTTTTCAGGCCAGTTTAGAAAAATCCTCGTAGGCCACGTCAACGCTTTTGCCCTTTTGTTGACCCTGaggacaaacaaaacaatgttggAGCATTATTTACATTAACTCTGGACATTTTACACATACAAAAAATCACTAGGAAACACCAGTGTTTACTCAAGAGCAACATGAATATTAATCCACTGCTCTATCTTTAAAACACCTGCCGCACATGTTAAATATAGCGTCTCAGTTTTAGAATCACATAGGACGTGATGTTAAActgtcctttgtgccaaaagatgaTAGTAACATGAGTTTTACCATTTCAGAGTGGTGTAGAGGAGTGTTCCTTTGAATCGGGGGTGTCTCAATCTTTTTAACACTAGACActctcatcaaaggtggccagctacagggtgataaagcacacacacactctgtctGTGCCCTTTGATCTTTATCTCCCTAGGTAGGATCTGCTCTTTGATctcttcctttgatgttctcaTCAGAagcattatttacattttacacattaaaaaaatcactaatATCAACATCAAATGGAttatttaaacatgtttaaacactttataaaacaattccagtaagttcattttgttttctttttttaaatgtgttatagTTTCATTTACTTTCATtcatttcaggaaatttactttgatctcctgacaagtttcaactgccaactgtcagtcttcctcagaagcatctactgatcgcttacatgtgtccttatgagttcagaactgtcaagttgggAGACAGGGGGtgtggccagcctgacagaactgtcaagttgaCCACGTACAGAAAGAACtcacaaggacacatcaaagcgatcagtagatgcctctgaggaagactaacagttgacagtcgaaaaatgtcaggagatcaaagtaaatttcctgtaaaaagttgtctgaataaattaaaccttaacatctTACTTTATAAAATGCTTACCGATTCCAGCGTGAGCGTCGCGTTAAAGCTTTTTTCATTGATCCCCTCCAGCAGAGCCTCGGTTTCACGGTGCGGCCCGTTCAGGATCAAAACACGTTTACCTGCACGGATGGAAGGCAACTGGGATTATTATTCAatctaaaaaaatttaaatatcatttttttaaagtcagcACTTGGtggaataaacattttcatgtttaattttaaatatatttgctAAACAGTCAGAAAGAATAAAACCTATTCACCTATAACATATTAAGaatagtgttattattatttccctTCATTGAGAGCAGCCCTGATTCAAtttgaaaatgttattttatcatATTGCAGCAGCTAAAATTATTTCAAACTAATCACACATATAagcaaaagaaaatttaaataacTATTTCATTTTTGACAATATTCTACCTTTTTAAAGcctaatttattcattcatttttccttAATTGCTAATAAATAGTTTATAGGTGTTTCTGTTATTTCAGACAGGCACTGACCGGGTGTAGGGACGACCGTCTCCACGTGGGTCTGGTCCAGTTTCAGTTTGTCTCCCGAGTCGATCATTTTCACCACCGCCTCGTATTTATCTCGCACTTCCTgttggagaagaagaaaaagagtcaGTGacgcacacacaatcacacctTATTTAGCTGCAGTTctagaaaagcaaacaaacaaaaaaaagccctCAGTTACCATGACAACGGCCTTCTTCTTGTGGTACTTGTCTCCGAGCCTCTTGGTGACGACTTTGACGACGATGTTGGGCTGCAGCCAGTGGTCTGTGCGGAcgggctgctgctgctgctgcttcctcGTCTCCATCTGAGACACAGAGACGTGTTAGAGATGAGTCACGTTCACATTTTCAACCCATACTCGATACCTGTGAATCGGTATCGGTTCTCAGCGGTACCAATTTTCGGTTCTTTTGTGTGGTAAcaaatggtaaataataaaatctgaaaatgttccaatttactatatttatatttgttatgtttcacattattattattattgctattaataacaacaacaacaaaccaacATCTAACTGTATTGTAGCAACATTTGTTTTGCAAACTCTTACCTACAACTACCtataatatatatctataatgcacaaattaaaaagCAGCTCCATGTGACAGGGCTCTATATTGTGAATATTTCACTTGCATTTGAACACATAGTtcacatttgtcaaactcatggcctgggggcAAAATCTGGtcatttagagcatccaatttggcccgcaggagaaagtaaaatgacagagaaaacatgaattattgtgtaaatgaccaattaATCCATTTGTAGAGATCTCAAATTCCTAATTTTACTGAAACTCAACAACATTTTTAGGGGCctgcattttttctttgtttatatcgcatgaatgcagtcatttagAAAGAACTTTTACTATTTCcataaatcttgcaatttctaacaaacaattccacaaaattcctctaaattacaggaaaaattggttaaaaaaaaataaatctgaatttttgaagtgaattgaatggatattgaaatgtattttgacaaaggtgaaaacctatctGCGAACGGCAAAACTGTACTTATTTATAGCTCGGCTGAAGTAGAGCGGCTGTGAAAGCTGAGTCAGCATCTCTTGGTTACACGTTTTCTGCCCAAAAAAAACGCAAACCAGGTTCTAATCCTGTTTAAGAACAGTGTGTGCCGAGGAGCCTGCTAAGTTTATTCGGCCCATGAAGCCGCGGAGTGAAGGAAGAGTCTGATTAAAAAACAGAGTGAGACACTCCCTGATACTTTCTCTTTATTACCCAAcatttctgtctgtttcagCGGGTTGTTGGACACAGGagcgtgtgtgtacgtgtgtttgTGCGCGCCACAGAACTGAAAAATGTCGCTCCACGAATGACGGCGTCAGGAGGCATCTCGTGTAGACGTTCCAAAGCAGCatcctgcttacttttgagtttgtttatcgCATGACTCTGAGTGTTAAGGATACGTTTAGGTACCGAAACATTGTACCATTTGATTTTATGTGTTATCGCCTGGTAGTACCGAAGGAATTTGTACCGAACTCAGTACCCATCTCTAGCAGAAGcagcgtttccattacccttgaaaatatgtaaaatctAAGTGGctcaataaaaactggcaatggtaacacctgaattaaaaaaaaaaaaaaaacactcaaatatcactagaGAAGAATTTTTACGCTTTTACGGACGTTTTTCAGACGTATCGATTTTGAAATGTATCGcgtgatgtacctggtcacatgaccacttctctgagaaaacaatggcgcggtacgtgtggacagaagaggagaaatttcttagcattatacttaaatatTATTAGTGTCACATtaaacgtgaaacaacaaaggaatacggagtgttataagaaggtttggagcgtccgtctttctgcagcaaagtctcgcgggatgagatttgaCAAAGGTTACGAGgttccaaaacaaccttcaatggaaacgcgtTCCAAGCACAACTACACTTTGTCTATCGAATTTTAGAAATatagcatttattttgtgtaaaactaATGGAAATAGAgcgaaagacaaacaaacaaacgcgAGGCTCCAGATTTACCTCAATGATCTCCTCCAGTGcagatttcttcttcttcttctccattTTGGAGTCTGAACTGGACGACATGTCCTTCCTTTTGaccgatgatgatgatgatgatgatgttgaggCTCTAACGGCGGTCGCTCCCAGAACAGAACTGAAACAGATGATCCGAGGGTAAATTCAGTATACAGTGTCAAACTGACTTAAAAGATATTTGTGTGAGAGATGTTCATACCTGGGTTTAGATGGACCAGCGGCAGAAGAAGCACCAAGTTTAAAAGCAACTAAAGAGGaaggaaaaaacacatttaaaagacgtttttttttttatttaattttttatgtttttacagatttcatcactttaaaagaaaaaaaaagtcaccaaCCTTTTTCCTCCTCGCTCTCCCGTTTCAGCTCAGTGTAAACCGGAGTTTCCTACACAGCAGACCAAGGTTCAGTTTACTGATGATACAATGAGTAAACACAGGTGGGTAGTTTttaacaaaatgactaaatacataaatagaacatacagtacatccaAGATAACACACCCTTGTTACCTTTAAAAACCATACAGGTGTCACGTCTATCCTCTCAGTACTCACCTCAGTCTCTTTACCGTCCCGCCCTCTGCGGACCTGGTCCCGGATGAACTTGGCGCTGCGCTCTTGGTCGTCCAGgtcctgcttcttcttctttgcctGCTCATCCTGTCGGCGGATGGTCTCTGGGTCCCGGTCGATGTACTCAATGTACCAGCCTTTGGGCGTCTCGTCCACTTTACACAAACCTGCGGAATGACAACACACATTTATAGcaaaagaaacatgtttttcaGGTTATTTCACTCAGTTTAGATTTCTTCGATAAGGGACACAGGCCCCAGTGTTTGGTGATGTTCCCGTTTCCTGGTCCTCACCTTGTCGTCCTAACCATTTGGTGAACTCAGTGAGCGTCTCCCACTTTGTGGAGTTCATGTGGACGTGCTCTCGGTGGCTGATGTACTCGTTGTACACAATGTTGTTGTGCACTCTCTTGGTGCCTGTGGACAAAGAGGAAAAGTCACCACCCGCATCACAGCGAATACTACAGAAGCGTATTGTATtcacttgaaaaataaaaaaaaatcggttTTCTctgaataatctttttttttaaattagttttttgggCTATTTTTATCTCCGCCAAGCGCAACATGCAGaaagttatgttttaccctgtgtttgtctgtctgcaAGATGACTTGAAAAGTTATAAACAGATTTGGATTAAATTTTCACCAAATGTTAATAacgggacaaggaacaggtgattcaaTTTCggtgatgttctggattaccaaaaatgaaaaaataccaCTCATGGAAATCACaggagtgcttttctagtttaaaatgttttatggaCAATTTTTCGGTTTTACAAgctaattgttttgttttctgactATTTTTGGGTTTGCTATTTTTCTGAGTTTAGAGGGAATTTGAAACAACAGatgcatttatttctttattgccACCACATTAAACGTATCcatagactgccactctatgcaatacgcagcgcccctcattggccagtttaggtcacgtgataagtGCACCACGTGACCTTAAGTTCCGTCACTCgcattttagctcatatttatttttagctaccccgctaacccttttattttagccctaaactaggaaataccctaaaatgtttatttttgtcgtatatgtatttttaaaggtggaatttgccgtgttaaactATTTGTCAAATGTGGGATTCGAACCGACTCTGCCATCCTGGCAcggtgaaaacacaggcacattatgcTTATGTAGACTgtttatagagggttttcacggtgcgtcatcaacccagaagtcgccattttggagataaagcagcaggtctacaaacagtacgcagacaagaaaatcacaaatttcgAGACATAACactattgctgtgtttttggctgCACCAATTGgtcaaacagtgagacacatttggtgttttatagattgccaaaaatcataacaaatcggggagaacaatctcacaagttaccagaggaaaggaggcgcttatggctagcaaagctaaaccaggtTCGAAtaggcaaaaatctggacaacatccgAATGTGTTCAACCCATTTCTTGTCAAGTAAGTAAATTGTTGTTTGCAGCAGCTCTTAGATAATTTACTAGTGTgaagataataatataattcatatcaacgccaaaacaacccgtcATATTAACCGTTTCTACGCTAAACAGTCAATaagtgtcagacctgttgctgtgaaataaccctggaactaaattGTAACTGTGAATGTACATACacgtatattatttattttaaaagtacaTCTACGCTCACTTGTTAATGTAAATACTTGAAAAGATAATCACATGTTTACGTCATCATCcttttgcactactcatcactaCTGCAGGTTAGTTTTTATCcgactgatgatgtgttgttgcaatattcGGATATTGTCtagatttttgcctcgtagatcctggtttagctttgctagccACAAGCGCCTCTTTTCTTCTGGTAACTTGTAAGactgttctccctgatttgttatgattttttggcagtctataaaactccaaatgtttctcactgtttgaccgattggtgcagccaaaaacacggcaatagttcaccatttcgtCTCGAAATTCGGGATTTTCTTGTCTGCGTGCTATTTgtagacctgctgctttatctccaaaatggcgacttctgggttgatgacgcgccatgaaaaccctctattgagAGCAAACATGGCCGCCttgtttaatttgataaaaaatgtactTCCAACTTGGTTTAAGACACTGTGAGATCAGGGTAACTGCTGAAAAACCTTCATAGTTGTAGTCTGGGTTCCCTCTGCAGAGAAAAgattactcagaaaaaaaattactctgaaaaacagaaaaatatttgtccgaaatacaggaaaaaataaataaaaaattcagaattttttttctctcaagtgaatgcaatacgcttcAGTAGAATACATtgatattttgtttcttttttattaatattaatatttgtagtgacattaaatgatcaaataaacaTGTGGTTATCATACCAAAACGCCTGCTCAGCAGCTCCAGGAAATCCCTTTTGAATTCACtgggacacaaaaacacaacaacatcaGACTGAGGACATGTTTATGTGTGCTTGTTTACGTGTAAACACTCACTCTGAGAAGTAGTCCAGGAACCTATTGGGGTTTTCTGAGGCCAGCAGGAGCTGCCGCTGGTGGGACTCGGACATGCAGTGACACTTGAAGCCATTCTGTTCACAaacaagataaaataaatacataaattaaaccGAACACGTTAAACTAAACGTGACAACAAACAACTGGGAAGCTTCTCTTACCTCGTCTCTGCACTGTTTCTG
This genomic window from Gouania willdenowi chromosome 6, fGouWil2.1, whole genome shotgun sequence contains:
- the kin gene encoding DNA/RNA-binding protein KIN17, encoding MGKSDFLSPKAISNRIKAKGLQKLRWYCQMCQKQCRDENGFKCHCMSESHQRQLLLASENPNRFLDYFSDEFKRDFLELLSRRFGTKRVHNNIVYNEYISHREHVHMNSTKWETLTEFTKWLGRQGLCKVDETPKGWYIEYIDRDPETIRRQDEQAKKKKQDLDDQERSAKFIRDQVRRGRDGKETEETPVYTELKRESEEEKVAFKLGASSAAGPSKPSSVLGATAVRASTSSSSSSSVKRKDMSSSSDSKMEKKKKKSALEEIIEMETRKQQQQQPVRTDHWLQPNIVVKVVTKRLGDKYHKKKAVVMEVRDKYEAVVKMIDSGDKLKLDQTHVETVVPTPGKRVLILNGPHRETEALLEGINEKSFNATLTLESGQQKGKSVDVAYEDFSKLA